tatcagtGAAATGGGAGGAAAAACTCCTTAAACTTACgttttagttttgtttgaaGCTTTCCACTGATCATAGAGAGTTTTTGCCTGCTCTATGCAATTAGGCCTGTCCAGGTTGCAGGCTGTCTCAAGCAGGGCTGATCTAAGCGTTTGCTTTGACACTGATGTCTCCTCTCCCCATGATTGGCTGTCCATTAATTTACCAAAAATAGTAAAGATATATGACTGTGGAGAAGAAAATAGAAATGAAAAATTCTGGTAAGGAAAAATGCCTCATTCCTTTCAATCAGACAGTTAGCAAAATCAAGATTGACATTCCCCCCAAACAACCATAATTACTACATCCTGCTTAAAGTTTCTCTGAGAAAACTTCTAACAAAAACACCTGttgaaaaaataattacactgGCAGTAAATAAGTCACAATTATTAGGATAAGACAAAAACTACTGTGTTACTGGGGAAATTTTAATTCAGACACCAGCTGGAGGGTGGTGCTGTTTTTATGTCCAATGCTGTAAATATTTTGGATTAAACTAGGCTAGGTGATAACTGTTAAGTTATCTAAATATTATCTAGGTTACTGTACTTACTATCAACAATTTTCATATGATGTGTAattataatgttatataatTGTGTTAAAATGAACTTTACTGTCAGCTGATCTAACAAGTGTTGGTTCTCCAGACCTCTTTAAAAAGTCTATCAATTTTGTCCCAGCACTTGAGTTTTTTGCTttaaactaattaattaattaaaatgcagTTAATGATTTGTTGCACtgattttaaatgtatgtttgttGTCAGTGTCTGACATGTTAAAGTTTTAACATATTTAGGTGTCTGTTTTACTTgctttacaaaatatttttaggtTTACTTCAATTCCTCGTGTCTGCAAAAATGTAGGGATAATTCTTTCTGTTCTTATTTAACCACACTGCTTTactgttagcatgttagcaCAAGTCTCAGACACCTGCAGATTACCTGAGTAGACAGTTGGACATACATAGCAAAAGTACTCAAGGAAGGTTAGATTTATCAATATTTTGCAGACAGTCAGTTGAAAGAAACATtcatacaaaatacatttttagtgaGAGTATGaagacagacaaacaaacaaaccgtCATCCTggacatcaaattcaaatcagaTCTTTTGTCCAGCAGTCTCAAAATATGGTTGAGCTGAGTCAGAGCTTCAGTCAGTGGAGCTGCCTCAGTTTCATTCTTCAAGTACACCAACAGATTTAAGATCTGTCTGAAGGACACCTTTCCCAACCTACATAATcacatttgttattttatttccaaaactCAGACATTTAAAAGATGACACCTAAAGAAAACTAAACCTAACCTACCGTGACAGAGCAAACACATTGTTGATGAGAGACGCACGGTCCATCTGAGGAAGAACATTCACATCATTGTTTAAGGCTTCAATCAATGCCGCCCAGCCATCTACTCCATAGTCAACTATGTAGAAGCCATTATTCTTgtagttaaacttcagccatttCACATTGTCTGTAAGGTTAAGAGTGGCTGAAAAAGAGAACATTAGAAAGGAGGTAAAGAAACCTATAAACTGATTAGCTGCAGTTCTCTAGAGTCAATTTCAGGCCTGGAATATTTCATTTAGCTTCCCAGCTTGATGATGCTACTGTAACAAAGCAGATACACCAAAACTGTATACAACATCTCACAAGAATAAAATCAATTTACCCGTTTTAGTCTTGAAAAGAAGCAACTGCACACAAGAGTCCAACTTGCTACAGGTGTCATTAACATATGTGAGGGGGATGTGCCATAGGTTGCTGTAAGGAGAACAAAGTCATGTTTACCTCAGTTGACTTTGACCAACAGTTTTTAGATTTTGATTTCTCATGACCATGgtagagacaaaaaaaaaaaagaactcgTTTGACCCTCTATTACCATCATTAAGGTTTTTAGTCTATGATCACATATCTTAGAAAAGAAAATTCTTAttataaaagataaataatgaaaaacgtacagggggtccttgatttacgacgttgatccgttcctacgtcgtgtcgtaaaccgattttcggtgtaagtcagaacatactgtacgtaaataacatactgtaagcacttgaCCAATCCTCCTTGGTCCTGAGCCGTGTAACCGCGTATTCTTccaccgcgcacaccaaacGCGAAGTTTGCGTTACgatgtttacgacgcaaaaccacttaagtcgaaacaaggctttatacagtaaacgggagatgtgtcgtaaccacgagacatcgtaactcgggactgacgtaacccgaggacctcctgaaTACCCCTATGTACACAGTGCTGTTGTAGCAAATATTTGAATGTCTTTGGTCAAAATTTAggaacatattttaatattttatttagatttttttaaattaattaattaactaatttaatttgattaatttacTAATAAGACCGCCAACCACCATGATTgatattacattattttgtgtatatataaagaAGTTTAGactttgatgcctgcaacaaaCTCCAAAATACTGGGACACAGGCACATTTTTCCACTGTATTACTTTTAATTTCCTTTTAATCACACTTTTAATAGTTTAGGTAGACTTAAGAGGTTTGCAAGTTGATTTTAAACCATTCTTAGAAAACTGTGTAATCttaattttctataaaaatattcaatttTATTCTGGCCCTGTCCCAAGTGTTTTTAGTGTGATACAataatcaaatttaaatgatttttaaatgtttaccaAATACTTTCATGACCCTCAGCCAAAACATTGGAACTCTATTCTTTATactttaattcattaaataaatattcaagaaaacacattgttttacTGCCTTTTTAACCATTTCAACTCTGCAAACACATTTAGTAGAATTACTTTACATAGTACCAACCTATATACTGCAAAAatgccacagacatttttgatTCAACCATTCTGAAGACTTAATAAATTATGCAACATGCGTTTTGTTCAGTGTAGGTGTCTGCCACAGAGAAAGTCTTGTAAAGTGAGAGGGTTGTGGAGCAGCGAAGCTGCAGGCAGGCTGTTACGCCCCTACGCCTCCCTGACAATGATCTTCCCGCACACTGGACCCTTTCATACCTGCAATTAACACTTGTCCTGGGTGATCTGATCACAAGCCAGTACAAATTACAGGTGGGAATGGGGTAATTCAATCACTTAAACCATACTCACATCATTTTTGCAATGTGAATGCCAGAGAGTCTCGATGAGTCTACAACAGCATTAATAACCTCATGCATCGACCACATCATTGCCAGGGTTCAACCATCAAATAACCCAGCCATGGTTTGTCCAATAAATCACAAAGTTTCATGCTGtaaggattgtgtgtgtgtgtgtgtgtgtgagagagagagagttaattgATGAGCCAGCATGGCTCTGACTCACAGATTGAAACATACATGTCACATTTTGGTCACAATATAAtctaaaaacattttgtttcaaCCAGTGAGTTCTGGGGGTGCATTTATTGTTTCACAGACAAATAAACCAGGTGGAGTTAAAGTATTACTTTCAGTTTTACGCTGCTGGTGGGAGTGCCAAATCTGCCATGCACTTCCTCCAATGGAAATAAAGGGAGAAATCTGATCACAAGCTTTCACAAGGGAAATGCCAAGAGTGACAATGTGTTTTGGCAGTCATTTGTTTTTGGGTCATCCGAGACACATACTAATGCCATTTATGATCAGAGCCTCATAACTCATAACTCAGTCAGCCAGTCAGTTAGGCCTAATTAAAAAAAGCCTCTTCTAGGCTAACACATTAGGCAGTTTCAAGCTCTTAATAGGACAATAACATGCAAAACCTTAATTCTTAAGACACTTAAGCAAATtgttaaaacattaatatagtAAATTGTTAAAGttacaagttttttttaaagttgttaCCACTTTTGGAATTAGGAGTACTGTAGTACAGAGATCagttaaacatatatttacatgtttaacaattaaaaaaaaatgcttaccTGTGATCCGTGGTACTGTTGGCATTCAGgagaaaatgttcttgtgttagAGAGACTTGCATGCCTGTTCTTTTCACAGAGACAAGTGGAAAGCCTTTCTGCGTAGTCCAAGTGTTCATCATCTCGGTCACATTGATGTGTTGTTCCATCTATAAAACCCATGTCAAATATAATTCATGAGGATTAACtatttgttattaattattatgtaAGCAATTCCCAAAACAGGAGAAGGCCATACCAGTGAAAAGCTGCACCACAGATCTACACTTTCTGTGTTGCTGTAACTGAATTTCTTTAAATAATCAATCACGCCTTTTCTGAAGACTTCCTCTTTGAGATTTGCATTGAGCATAAGCAATACAGAGGCACCCTGAGTGGGAAAGAGACGTGAAAAGATTATTGGTATGTTTAGTAGGCTGAGGAACAAtggaaaattaaacataaaataacaaaacagtaCCTTTTCATATGACATTGAGTCAAACATTTCTGCCACCTGCTCTGGTGTGGTCACTTCTGCAGACACAGAATGGGATGAATTCAATGCATCTTCAGCCAAGGCTTGAAAACGCACCCTCAGGAATTCATTATCCTAGAAATGAAGaatgaatttaaaatgaaactTGCAACTGCACAGATCAAGTCATAACATTTTGGCTAGGTCTAATCTATTCACTAATGACAGCCATCAAACTCTTTCCTGTACACTATGTACTTACTGAtgtatttatacattatttcatAAACAGCTAACATCAAATGAATATAAagtataaaattattattattatattgtccACACCTTGCAAACTGAAAAATGCTTCTAAGTTGTGAATTCCACCATGTCAACCCCCAAAACCAAATTATTTCTCAAAAGGGTGAATCATACATTATTCTAAAAGACAAAGGCTGGCTTTAAAAGACTATAAAGGCCTTGGTGACAcagaaaaaatgtaatcaaccaaatatttgtaattttaatgcttttattattattgttgatacaaatgttgaaaatatttaTCGAAACAAAACGCACACCATATGCAAATTACTAAAATCCATAGAGAAAGATTTCACTACACCTAATTAAATATAGAAGAGTAATAAAGTGAAGAAACTAcgttttaacattttatatgaCTATACCGAGCGAAACAGCAATATACTCCCTTAATTAGCGATGGGAGGTAACAacccatacatacacacagctaAGATGTAAACAGGATATCCTAACTCATGTTATTTTGATATTAGATATATAGATTACATCAGGCAGATTACATAGTTTTCAGGCATTTGAGTTGCAGTTACCATCTGCTCCACTCTCAAGGTGattccatatttttttatttcacaaaaacTATGATTGCTGTATTATACTGAAGCACCTGTATAAGCTGCTTATAAGTAAGGcaacaaatacatacatttacGTTAATATAAAGGTGTAGATTAGTATTAATATAACCAAAGCATGAAGATAAATACAGTCTTAGCTCATTGTTCATAATCCCACCTGACAAGTTTATCTTGTATTTTGTATTAAACAGCCTCCAACTTCCTGCTCTGTCTTGTAAGCTCCTTCGCTTAGTCACTTTACATGTCAATTACATGTCATCCTCACTGCCCCACCTTCAAGTCCCAATTTTAGTTTAGTCActatgttaaaaatgtatttacgtATTACCCCACTCGAGCGTTACAGGGCCTTTTATCTATTTTAGTCAAATAAGCATTTTATTGCAGCATTTATAAGTGATCTGCACACCAGACAGTCACTATGGTGCGTGCCTCATGCAGTATGCTTCAATAATAATCAGTGTAGCTTTTCCCACAGGTGATTACACGGCACCACGGCAGTAACGTGTATGAAGAGCAAAAATACCCTGTCAATTCCTAAGACATGCCATATACGGCATTTTATCTTTATTGGATCTTGGCCAATAAACATACTGTGTTTTCTAAAGCAGgagggtttgtttatttactccaGTGCCAAACGGTCCACGGATTAATTTCATATAAACACCTATTTTAATTCCTGTGTTTCCTAAAACACAATAATTCATCTCATTGTGTATTTCAGTAccttattaaataaatgtgccCAAAAGGGCACAACGATGCACTGCGTGTCTCCATTATTCTGTCGACACTTGGGGCACAGATGATCCTCTCGTTCTGTGGCAGAAATTAAGTGACATTTTGGGGGCTTCGTATGGGGACTTCAGCTGGAAATAAGTTTTTTTTGACTTGAGATCTACATTTAACATGACATTTCTTTAATGATTTAAGTGGATAAATTCAAAATTAAGCCTTCAATGGAGTGTTAGACGATTGGATTTTTTACAGGGGAGGTGAGGCACATTTGGCAGATGTAATGTACCCATATTTGGacttaattatattaatttggAAAGGGGttgattcacattatttaaatgaggcATGATGAAACAAAATGCATGGAGCAATGGACTAGTCAATTATAgactaatatataaataaataataggtcATATGGCAATACTATGCAATCATTTAGTTCATATTGCCACTGattgaaataaaaaattctAAAGATCTAATCTAATGAATCATAAATGTTCAAAACTGAATTGTATAATAAGAAATGGACTGAAAAACAAACTCACAATATCAAGTTCAGGGAACACTTTCTTAATAGACATGTACTGCATGTAGGTTGCAAATCCTTCATTCAGCCACAGATCGTTCCACCAACGCATCGTAACTAGGTTTCCAAaccactgaaataaaacagatcTTAATGTTCACATCAATTAAGTCAACAAAAATAGCCACACACCAATAAAACAGTAATGTACATAAGCATATCTGCAAGGATCAGGATGATGAAAGAAATTGTGGCCTgatttcactgtgtatttttgtacCTGATGGGCAAGTTCATGTGCGATGACAGAGGTCACTAGTTGCTTATCCATGGGAGAGGAATGGTTGCCCACAAGTAGAGTTGTCTCTCGGAATGTAATGAGTCCCCAGTTTTCCATAGCTCCTGCCAGGAAGTCTGGAATGCCCACTAAGTCTATTGATAAATTGGAGTCAGACTAAGTCACAAAAGCAGACTAAACTAAATTTGAACTAATTCAATATTGGTAACAACATTATCACGGGTTCTCATCTGCACACAGAAAACAATCATTCCTATTTGTATAGTTACTCTAAAGTGAGGCATGTCTCACCCAATTTGCGCAGAGGATAGGGGATCTCAAAGAAACTATTGTAGAATTGCAGCAACTTAGATACAGTGTCCAGAGCATAAAGAACTTGGTCTTTTTTATCTGGAACTGCATATACAGAGACCTGAGGAACAAGTAAGCAAAattttaaaaactataaaaagacacAACACAGCTGACTTACAGGACAACATCTAAAACAGCATAGACATTAGAcagtcaaattaaaaaaaagtaaatttaatTTGGATCGACTTGGAGCCATACATACCAGAGTGTCTGAGACGTTTCTACTGACACTGCTGAAATTGGCCACAACAAACGCAACAAGATAGGTGCTCATATTCACAGTTTTTTCAAACTCGTCTTCAAAAAGCCCATTGGGTAACTTTGTACTGCTGACCTAGATAATAATACATGTTTAAATCTTCATGTGCCATAATTCATACATCATTCTGGAAATTCTTTTAAAGGTTTGTGAACTCTAGTTAAGCATCATCTAAAACACTTCTTTATCTCAGTAGAATGAATGCTGTGTCATCTGTGTTTTTATAGCAAACAGCATTATTGTtctaaaagttttaaaaactgaAGGATTATTACCTTAGGCATGTTTGATAGGCTGATATATTCAGGTTCTCTTTTTATCTTAATCAGAAAACTGGCTTTAAAGGCGGGTTCATCAAAACAAGGAAAAGCCTTGCGGGCAGCCAATGGCTCAAACTGAGTCGCAGCCAAGACCCTAATGAAAGCGaaaacgtacacacacacacacacacacacacacacacacacagacaagttgagtaagttaaaataataataataatgtcaataaaaaaataaaaggtaatAATTAGGGAAAGTCACgttggattaaagcaaaacaaattataTCATTAGGCTGTTATATAACATTCAGTATTCAGTATTCGTACATTTTATTCCTACATTTCTTCGTCCATTGTACTTCTTAATTTAATCTTTTAAGTATATTAGTTGCAGTTAATTTAtagttcatttttataaaagaTACACTGCTGGTTCCGTATtaatggtttctagaggggtGCTAATTAGTGCAACCctgagtgtgtttgagagcGAGGGAGGGCAATGAGCGAAGGAaagagtgtttgagtgagtgtttataaTCGTATAGCAgcgtgtttcagtaataaattccgACGCTGAATGACTCTATGTTGGTTGTAATATCAGATAAAATTCCAATATCAGACCAACaataataactaaaaaaatccacatatcaACAAATAACATATCGGCTGCTGATATATCATGCATCACTTGTAAtaatcaacaaaaaaataatttttaaaaacctcATATTTCAGTTCACCTTAGCTCCACTTAGCATAAAGATGCACTGTGCAGTTCTAAAATATacagctgtgtctgagccacttATATTAGAGCAACACACATCACATATGTTTCATTTCAGTGGTGAGAAATATTAACCACCCAAATAATGTCTGCTCTCTGTTGTTCATGTGTGGGTCTTGATCACTGAAGGTCACTGAAAAAGCTCTGCTCAAAGCAACAGCCAGACTACAGTCTCTAAATATAGACCTAGAAAATACAGTAAGTGaagttgataaaatggacaatgaatgtaaaaatgAGGTGTTCACTTTATGATT
This window of the Hoplias malabaricus isolate fHopMal1 chromosome Y, fHopMal1.hap1, whole genome shotgun sequence genome carries:
- the LOC136677986 gene encoding leucyl-cystinyl aminopeptidase-like; amino-acid sequence: MDPFESERAPLPRNMIENSMFEEEPDVVDLGKESPSYPIDSDDVVYEPRSSRLLVRGLGENDMDEEEEDYESSARLLGMSFMNRSSNQRSSAASYTRQQPSGTCSMPSAKKTVLGVLMLILVASIVMVIYFLPRCTFSKDGCHKVNNSMENIYPVASNGELFPWTMLKLPASVRPIHYNISLQPNLTTMTFQGSVSIRIMVLQETKRVVLHSSDMMIHDATFENKPVTILEYKPWQQIAIKFSDELQKGQYVLNIEYSANLSNSYDGFYNSSYIDTSGIKRVLAATQFEPLAARKAFPCFDEPAFKASFLIKIKREPEYISLSNMPKVSSTKLPNGLFEDEFEKTVNMSTYLVAFVVANFSSVSRNVSDTLVSVYAVPDKKDQVLYALDTVSKLLQFYNSFFEIPYPLRKLDLVGIPDFLAGAMENWGLITFRETTLLVGNHSSPMDKQLVTSVIAHELAHQWFGNLVTMRWWNDLWLNEGFATYMQYMSIKKVFPELDIDNEFLRVRFQALAEDALNSSHSVSAEVTTPEQVAEMFDSMSYEKGASVLLMLNANLKEEVFRKGVIDYLKKFSYSNTESVDLWCSFSLMEQHINVTEMMNTWTTQKGFPLVSVKRTGMQVSLTQEHFLLNANSTTDHSNLWHIPLTYVNDTCSKLDSCVQLLLFKTKTATLNLTDNVKWLKFNYKNNGFYIVDYGVDGWAALIEALNNDVNVLPQMDRASLINNVFALSRLGKVSFRQILNLLVYLKNETEAAPLTEALTQLNHILRLLDKRSDLNLMSRMTSYIFTIFGKLMDSQSWGEETSVSKQTLRSALLETACNLDRPNCIEQAKTLYDQWKASNKTKTIPGDLLRAVLSVAAQNKEFWPELFENYQRSIFDSEKRKTLEALASTQDVHTIMWILQATLSGSDVQTPELPLVIRTVCRQFAGYLHAWDFVKENWDKIVEKFPIGSFALQNIIMSTTSQFSSKMHLEEVENFFSSLKDRGFQMRTFQEATETIKLNMQWMDKNLATLRTWL